Proteins encoded within one genomic window of Oceaniferula marina:
- a CDS encoding YbjN domain-containing protein yields MRPVSIQIQSVMDAFGQQGWQYEHLEDRDVIRTAFEAYHTQVHLHAQAFPQLNALSVVGETLMDLEVEQEPVVLELLARANKRITLGSLEYDLDRSQLMFRITNLFERDKFDPDIISSMVHAAIAEVDRITPYAAVIQQTSEDLLDDLSVERLLLRDDLIPPVPEYEDE; encoded by the coding sequence ATGCGCCCCGTATCCATTCAAATCCAGTCCGTGATGGACGCCTTTGGCCAGCAAGGTTGGCAGTATGAGCACCTCGAAGACCGCGATGTCATACGGACCGCTTTCGAAGCCTATCACACTCAGGTTCACCTCCATGCCCAGGCATTTCCCCAGCTCAATGCCTTGTCCGTGGTCGGGGAAACGCTGATGGACCTCGAGGTGGAACAGGAGCCGGTTGTGTTGGAGCTCCTCGCCCGAGCCAATAAACGCATCACCCTCGGGAGTCTGGAGTATGACTTGGATCGGAGCCAATTGATGTTTCGAATCACCAATCTGTTTGAGCGCGACAAGTTCGACCCCGATATCATCTCATCGATGGTGCACGCGGCAATCGCCGAGGTTGACCGCATCACACCTTACGCAGCCGTGATCCAACAGACATCGGAAGATTTGCTCGATGATCTGTCGGTCGAGCGCCTCTTGCTCAGGGATGATTTGATCCCACCGGTGCCCGAGTATGAGGACGAGTAG
- the clpS gene encoding ATP-dependent Clp protease adapter ClpS, with amino-acid sequence MPTPTTKDRIKAKQEKAQPWNVVVLDDPVNLMGYVTMVFKRVFGYSQEKATTLMMQVHREGRSIVWSGEREKAEFYVQQLHSWQLKATLEKPE; translated from the coding sequence ATGCCCACTCCCACAACCAAAGATCGGATTAAAGCCAAGCAGGAAAAAGCGCAGCCATGGAATGTGGTGGTGCTTGATGATCCGGTGAATCTGATGGGCTATGTGACGATGGTGTTCAAACGGGTTTTTGGCTATTCTCAGGAAAAGGCGACAACCTTGATGATGCAGGTCCACCGCGAAGGTCGCTCGATTGTGTGGTCGGGTGAGCGTGAGAAGGCTGAATTTTACGTCCAGCAGCTTCATTCCTGGCAGTTGAAGGCAACCCTGGAGAAACCCGAATGA